The Pyxidicoccus sp. MSG2 DNA segment TGGAGCTGGAGGGCCGTCTCGGACTCGTCACGGGCGACGAAGCGCGTGCCCAGGCCGCGCTGCGCGAGTCCCTCCTCACCGCGCAGGCCCTCCGCCATGACCAGCTCGCCGCCCGCGCCGCCGCGCGCCTCGTCACCACCGTCTCCTCCGAGCCCACGCTCGAGGAGTGGAGCGTGGCGCAGGCCCGCTCCTCCATCGAGCGCGCAGGCGGCGCCCCGGAGCTGGAGGCGCTGCTCCAGACGAGCCTGGGTCGCAACGCCTTCCTCCGGGGCCAGTACGCCCAGGCCGCCGAGGCCTTCGGCCGCTCCGCCACGCTGCGCGAGAAATACTTCGGTGCCGAGCACCTGCTCACCGTGGAGTCGCTGCGCAACGAGGCCGCGGCCCTGTCCCGCACGCCGGACACGGAGCGCGCCGCGGGGCTGCTGCGCCGCGTGCTGGAGACGACGGAGCGGGTGATGGGCCCGGACCATCCGCAGACGGCCATGGCCGCCAACGCCGTGGGCTACCACCTGGTGTCCAGCCGCCGCTTCGAGGAGGGCATGCCCTTCCTGCGCCGGGCCATCACCCTGGAGGAGCAGGCGCTGGGCCCCGACAGCGCCACGCTGAGCTACCCGCTCAACAACCTCGCCGACGCGCTGGAGGCGCTTGGCCGCTACACGGAGTCACGTCCCCTGCGCGAGCGCGCGCTCGCCCTGGACCTGAAGGCCTATGGCCCCGCGCACCCGGAGACGGCCACCGATTTGACGGCGCTCGGGGAGCTGGCCCTGCGCGAGGGCCGACCGCGCGACGCGGTGGACTTCGCCCGGCGCGGCGTGGCCGCCTACGAGGCCTTCCAGAAGGACCACCCGGACGTGGCCGCTCCGCTCACCACACTGGGGCAGGCCCTGCTGGCCGAGGGACAGTCGCGCGAGGCCCACGCCTCGCTGGAGCGCGCGCTCGCCCTTCGCACGAGCAACCCCGGCCCGGGAGAGGACCTCGCGAAGACGCGCTTCGCCCTCGCCAGGGCCCTGGCCTCGAGGGACGCGCCCCGGGCCCGCGCGCTGGCCGCCCAGGCCCTGGACTTCTACGCCTCGGACGCCGCCACCTTCTCCGCGGAGGCCGGCAACGTCCGCGAGTGGCTCCAGCGCCGACGTTCCGGGTCTCCCCGGACCCAAGCCCCCTGACATGCCGCGGCGACGCTTTCCCAAGCACTTCCGGAGGACTTCGCCCCGATAACCAGGGCAGAGGTCCTACGCGGGTGTCGTTCCACCCGACCGGAGTAAAGCCGTGAGAATCGCTGCCCAGCAGGCTCCCGCCAGCCCCACAGCCTCGCGTCCCGCTGCCGCCGTGCTGTCCGCCGCCTCCGCGCGGACGCCGGCCTTCCGGGCCCTGTTCCCGCAGCTCCGGCTGTTGGGTCGCGTGCTGAAGGAGCTGCTGCCCCAGACGCCACGGTGGCCCATGCCATCCACGCCCCGCCCGTCCGGCCCGCGCCAGGGCCGGGGTGAGGCCATCGTCGACCAGTTCGCACCGCCCTCCGGCCGGGGCATCCCCATCCGCATCAGCGCGTGCAAGCCCCAGCCCCACGCGGCGCCGCTTCCCCTACGGCCGTGGCACGGCTCGCCCCTGAAGCCCTGGTGCGGCACCGAGCTGAAGCCCTGGGTGCGCCTGCCGCACATCTTCATGCCGTTCCTCCGGCTCGCCTGCCAGGTGGTGGACTGCGGCGGGACGCGCGGCAAGGGCATCCCCATCCGCATTTCCTAGGCTGCCGCCGGCTCCAGGCTGCCGCCGGCATCCAATGCCGCCGGCCAGGGGGGCGGGCGAACGGGCATCGCCGCCCTCCTGCCTCCTCGCCATGCAACTTTCCACCGCGCGCGACGGCGTGAGTCCTTAGACTCCCGTCAAATGCTTCACGTCATTCCCCTGGGCGGTCTCGGCGAAATCGGCCTCAACTCGATGGTCGTCGCCTGTCGCGGGGAGATGCTGCTCATCGACGCCGGGCTGATGTTCCCCTCGGCGGGGATGCCCGGGGTGGACATCATCATCCCGGACTTCACGCACCTGAAGCAGAACGCCGCCCAGCTCAAGGGCGTGTTGCTCACGCACGGCCACGAGGACCACCTCGGCGCGCTCCCCTACCTGCTCAACGAGGTCCCCGTCCCCGTCTACGGCACGCGCTTCACGCTGGCCATGGCGCGCCACCGGCTCAACGAGATGGGGCTGGAGGCGGACCTGCGCGAAATCGAGCCGCGCGAGCCCTTCCCCGTCGGCACCGCGTTCAAGGTGGAGGCAAGCCGCGTCACGCACACCGTGCCGGACGCGGTGGGCTTCATCATCCGCACCCCCGAGGGCACCCTCATCCACACCGGGGACTTCAAGCTGGACCCGGACCCCATCGACGGGCTGCGCACGGACCTGGAGCGCTGGGGCCAGGCCGGTGAAGAAGGCGTGCTGTGCCTCCTCTCGGACTCCACCAACTCCGAGCTCACCGAGGAGACGGGCAGCGAGCGCGTGGTGGAGCAGACCTTCGAGCGCCTCTTCACCGGCGCCACCGGCCGCATCGTCGTCGCCCTCTTCTCCTCCAACCTGCACCGCGTGCGGCACCTGCTCGCGTTGGCCGAGCGGCTGGGGCGCAAGGTGGCCCTCCAGGGCCGCAGCATGATCCGCAACGTGGAGATGGCGCGCGAGCTGGGCTACCTGGACGTGCCCGACTCGCTCTTCATCCACCTGGACACGGTGTCGCAACTGGCGGCCCACCGCGTGCTCGTCATCACCACCGGCGCGCAGGGCGAGCCCCGCGCGGGACTGTCGCAGCTCGCCTCCGGAGACGGGCCCGTGCGCCTGGACCCGGGAGACCTGGTGGTGCTCAGCTCGCGCCCCATTCCCGGCAACGAGCGCTCCGTGGGTGCCCTCATCGACGACCTCCAGTGGCGCGGCGCGAAGGTCGCCTACGCGCAACTGGAGCCGGGCGTCCACGTCTCCGGCCACGCCAGCCGGCCACAGCAGCGGCGGGTGTTGGACCTGGTGCGCCCGCGCCACTTCGTCCCCGTCCACGGTGAGGGCCGCCACCTGCACCGGCACCTCGCCACCGCGCGCGAGGCGGGGATGGAGCCCGCGCAGTGCCTGCTGGCACAGGACGGAGACGTGGTGACGTTCGACCAGGGCCGGGGCCGCTTCAGCGGCAGCGTGCCGTCGGGCCGCGTCCTCAAGGACCGCTCCAGCAGCGGCATCATCACCCCGGACGCCCTGCAGGAGCGCGTGAGGCTGTCCGAGACGGGCATGGTGGCGGCCGTCGTCGTCCTCCAGCGGGACAACCAGAGACTGGTGGCCGGGCCTCAACTGTCAGGCCAGGGACTGAACCTGGACGAGCAGGTGATCCTGCCCCGGGTGGCCCAGGAGGCCCGCACCCTCTTCGAGGCCCTGTCGCCCCAGCTCCGGGGGGATGACGCCCTGGTGCGAGAGGAACTCACCCGGGCGGTGCGCCGCGCCTTCAAGCTGTACACCTCCCGGCGCCCCCTGGTGGTGCCCATGGTCGTCCGGGTGTAGGTATGGTAAGGGCCCCGGCCGATGCCATCCTTCGACGTCGTCTCGAAAATCGACCTCGCCGAGCTCGACAACGCGGTCAACCAGACCAAGAAGGAGCTCAGCACCCGCTATGACTTCCAGGGCGCCCAGGCGGACGTCGTGGTCGCCCCGGACCATACCGCCATCACCGTGAAGGCCAACAGTGAAGAGCGCGTCCAGGCCGCCAAGGAAGTGCTGCTGGTGAAGCTGGCCAAGCGCAACATCAGCCTGCGCGCGCTGGAGTACGGCGACATCGAGAAGACGGGCCTGCACAACGTGAAGCAGGTCATCAAGCTCCAGCAGGGCATTCCGGTGGAGAAGTCCAAGGAGCTGGTGAAGCTGCTGAAGGATTCGAAGATGAAGGTGCAGGGCTCCATCCAGGCGGACCAGCTCCGCGTCACCGGGAAGAACCGGGACGACCTCCAGGCCGCCATCGCCCTGTTCCGTCAGGAGCAGGACCGGCTGAAGCTGGACATGCAGTTCACCAACTTCCGCGATTAGAGAAGACGCCCCATGCGCGCCGCTGCTGTCCTGTCCCTCTTCATGCTCTGCGCTCCGGCCGTGGCTTCCGCCCAGGAGGAGCGCGCCTCGAAGCCGGTGCCCTCGCTGGCGAAGGCTCCAGGCTTCCAGGGTGGCTTCAAGAGCCTCGCCTCGCCGCTGGTGCTCAAGCCCGCTCCCGCGGCGGGGGCCAGCGCGTCCTTCACCGCGAAGGTGGGCTACCGCAAGGACACCCTCTACGTGGGCGTGGAAGCCACGGACGACCAGCTCGGCGCGTCCGACCTGCTCACCGTGTCCCTCTTCTTCCCGGGCGCCGGCCCCACCGCCACCGGCCACACGTGGCGCTTCGCCTTCGATGGCAAGCGCGCGTCGGGCGCGGAGAGCGGCACGCCGGCCTTTGCCCAGGAGAAGGTGAACGCGGCCGTGCAGCGCCGGGGCAACACGCTGGAGCTGATGGCCGCCATCCCCGTGCGCGCCTTCCCCCGCTTCCCCGCGAAGGACCCGCTGGTGATGGACCTGTGCCTCACCTACGAGGACCAGGACGGCACGGGCGGCAAGACGACGTCCGTCTCCAACTGCCAGAGCGGCACCATGGTGGGCGACGCGCTCCGGCTGCCGGACGACGTGCGCAAGGCGCTCAAGCTGAAGCCGCCGGAGACCGTCATCGCGCTGGAGCCGGCGAAGGACGGCTGGCTGGGCTGGGACGCGTTCAGCTACCCGGCCTGGGCGCAGGCGGACGGGCCCCTGACTCCCGCCTCGCTGCACGCACTGGTGGTGCCGCAGGCGCTGGACGCGACGAAGATGGGCGTGAATGTCCCGGAGACACTCAGCCTGCCGGACGGGCGCCCGATTGTCTCGGTGCTCACGGGGAAGAATCCCTATGCCGTCGACGGTCGGTGTGACTCCGAAAGTGAATTGCGGGTGGGGCTGTACCTGGTGACGGGGAAGACGGCGCTTCGGGTGCTCGAGTGGCCGGCCGCCACCTGCGCGCTGGGCCGGGCCGCTTCGATGGAGCTGGATGAAGAGGGAGCGCTGGCCATCGGTTACTCGAACGGCGCGACCATGAACTTCGCCTGGAGTGGGAACCACTTCGAGCGAACCGAACTCGGAAAGCGGTAGACGCAGTGGAAGACACCAAGAGCCTGTACATGATGACCCTCGGCTGCCCGAAGAACCGGGTGGACTCCGAGGTGATGCTGGGCACGTTGCAGCACCACGGCTACAAGCTGGTGCAGGAGGCCTCCGAAGCCCAGGTCATCGTCGTCAACACGTGCGCCTTCATCGGCCCGGCGAAGCAGGAGTCGGTGGACTCCATCCTGGAGATGGCGGAGCTGAAGAAGTCCGGCGTCTGCAAGACGCTGGTGGTGACGGGCTGTCTGTCCCAGCGCTACGGCCAGGAGCTGTCGAAGGAGATGCCGGAGGTCGACCACTTCCTGGGCACCAGCGCCTACGCGCAGATTGGCGACCTGCTCGCCGCCGAGGCGTCGCCGCGTCAGGTGATTCCGGACCCCGACTACATCCACGACGCCAACACGCCGCGCGTCAACTCGATGCCGAAGTACACGGCATACCTCAAGGTGTCCGAGGGCTGCGACAACGCCTGCGCCTTCTGCATCATCCCCACGCTGCGCGGCGGGCAGCGCTCGCGCCCCATCGACGACATCCTCATCGAGGCGAAGCGGCTGGCGGAGAGCGGCGTGCAGGAGCTGAACCTCGTCGCGCAGGACCTCACCGCGTACGGGCATGACTTGCCGGGCAAGCCGAAGCTGCACGACCTGCTCAAGGCGCTGGTGCAGGTGGACGTGAAGTGGATCCGCCTCCACTACGCCTACCCGCGCGTGTTCCCGGACGAGCTCATCGACGTCATGGCGTCGGAGCCGAAGATTGCCCGCTACCTGGACATGCCGGTGCAGCACGTCAGCGACAAGCTGCTGCTGTCCATGAAGCGCGGCCGCAACTCGGAGTTCCTCAAGGGCCTGCTGGCGAAGCTGCGCGAGCGCGTGCCCGGGCTGGTGATGCGCACCTCGCTCATCGTCGGCCTGCCGGGGGAGACGGAAGAAGACTTCGAGATGCTGAAGGAGTTCGTGAAGACGCAGCGCTTCGAGCGGCTGGGCGTCTTCCAGTACTCCGACGAGGAGGGCACCGCCGCGTTCGATTTGCCGGACAAGGTGCCGCAGAAGACGATTGAGCGCCGGTGGCGCGAGGTGATGGCCATCCAGAAGCGCATCAACCGCGAGCAGAACAAGAAGCTCGTGGGGAAGCGGCTGGAGGTGCTGGTGGAAGGCCCCGCGCCGGAGACGGAGCACCTGCTGGTGGGCCGCCACCAGGGCCAGGCGCCGGACATCGACGGGCTCGTGTACATCAACGACGGCCTGGCGTACCCGGGGGAGCTCGTCACCGTGGAGGTGACGGAGGCCCACGACTACGACCTGGTCGCCCGCGTGGTGGAGCGCCCGGACCCGAAGCAGCGCACGCACACCGCCCGCGACGCGCACCCCGCGCCCGTGCAGATGACGCCGAAGCCGCGCCCGTCGACGCGCGCGGAGTAGTCCGTCACCCGGGCCGTGGCGGGTGCGCCACGGCCCGCCCGGCGCGACGCGCTCACTTCGTGGGCGCGTCCTCCAGGAGGATGCGACGGCCGGGGCTGACTTCCTGCAGCCGCTCGCGCAGCTTCTCCCGCTCCTTCTGCATCCCCTTCGGCAGCGCGGCCAGCTTCTCGTGCAGCTCGCGCGCCGTCTCGTCGTACCAGTCCTGGCGCGCGGTGCCGCCCGACGCGAGGTAGCGCGCGGCGCCCGCCAGGAGCACGCAGGCATTCTCCCAGCCCGGGTCCTGTCCGGGGCCGCCCTCGTTGCGGGTGAAGAGGACGGCCTGCCCCAGCGTCGTCCCCGGCGCGAGGTACACGTTGACGAGGGAGAACGCCGCGGTGCCCGAGGGCTCGCGCATGCTGAGCCAGAGGAACCAGTAGCGCCCCTCGGGCGCGGGGGACTCCACCGCGTAGATTTCGGTGATGGGTGCCAGGACGCCGCCGGGCAGCCGGCCCACGAGGCCGACCTCTTCGGGCACCACCAGCACCAGCGAGTCCACCGGCAGCTTCACGTCGTCACACGGCAGCGTGGGCGGCGTCTCGCGCAAGAAGCGCCGGGCGAGATCCGCCGTCACCTCATAGCGCTGCCGGCCGCGCTGTTCGTGGGCGACGAGATGCCAGTGGCGGAGGACGGTCTGGAAGGTGGACTGGCGCAGGCGCTCGCGCGCCTCGGGGGCCTCGACCTTGTGCCGCTCGCTGATGTCGTCCAGGGCGAAGCGCATCGCGTCCGCCATCTCCGGGTCCTTCATCAAATCGACGTAGCGCGTGTAGCCGACGCGCGCGGCCACGCGCTCGACGACGGCCAGCAGCGCGTAGCGGACGGCGCCCGCGCCCTCCTCCTTCGTCAGATTGCCGCGCTCCACGTCCTTCACGAGCGCGCGCTGCATCCGCGCGAAGCCCTCCTTCTCCAGGTATTGGCGGGCCAGCTCGATGGAATGGCGCTGCTCGGTGTACTGACGGTCGAACTCGGTCGGGGGCGGTCGCATGAAGGAGGGAAACCCGTGGGACGTGGAGGCCGGAGCAGAACGCAGGCCCCGTCGACTGTCCAGGCAACCGGCGTGGGACTGTCGCGGCCCCCCGTCAGTCCGCCAGCCCTCCGCCCCACCCGCCGCCGTCCGCTACTTCGGGTCCTCGGGCTCCAGCTCGCGCTCCTCGGGGGGCGGCTCGCGCGAGGGCGACGTGCGGGAGGGCAGCCCCACGCCCTCGCCCAGGGGGGTGGGCTGGCACTCGCAGACGGTGCGGCGAGAGGCGGCCTCGGTGACGAAGGCGCAGGCCGTGGGGCACTCGGGCTGGCGGCCTTCCTCGAACAGGGCCAGCTTGAAACCGGTGGCCGTGGCCAGCGCCGCATGGCAGGCGGGCAGCGCCTGCGCCAGAGAGGTCCACGGCAGCCGGTGCTGCGTCGTCAGCCCCCGGCTGGTCGAGGGGAAGCTCAGCCCCACGCCACAGCCCGTCTCCAGCCGCTGGCCATCCGCGCCCACGGGCTCCAGGTGCAGCCGCCCGCCCTCGGGCAGGTCGCGGTAGACGGCTCCGCTGACGGACACGCTGCCGTCCGGCTCGCGGCGCACGTAGAGGCCGTAGCAGGCCTCTTCGCTGAGGGTGCCGCCCGGGCTGGCGCAGTGCTGACGCTCGGAGGGAGCCGGGGGGGAAGCCGATGCGGCCAGCGCGGCTGCGGAAGGAGCCGAGCCCGGCGCGGAAGCCGACGCGGCGGGTGCGCTCGCGGATGGAGCCGAGCCCGGCGCTGAAGCCGACGCGGCCGGCGCGGCTGCGGAAGGAGCCGAGCCCGGCGCTGAAGCCGACGCGGCGGGTGCGCTCGCGGATGGAGCCAGGCTCGGGACAGGGCCCGACGCGGGAGGAGGCTCAGCCGAAGCCGAAGGTGCCACCAGCGGCCCCACGCGCGGCCGGCGCAGCACCAGCGCCCCACCCTTCGCGTCGAGCGTCGCGGTGAAGCGGCCCCAAACGTCCGGTCCCAGCCGCCCCAGGCTGCTCGGCGAGTCCCACCGCCCCGCCGCCTCCACGACCAGTGGTCGCGCCCCCACGCCCTCCGACACCTCCACCGCGTCCACCGCGAAGGTGCGCGCCGGCAGGTTGGCCGCCGTCTCCAGCGGCTGCAGCCCCTGCGCCTCCGCCGGGCCCACCGCCAACCGGGAGAACGGCTCGCGCGAACCCAGGACGAATGGCCCCGTCAGGTCTGCCTCTCCCTGCCTCACGCGCGCGGCCAGCAGGGGCCAGTCCCCCAGCGGCTCGCGGCTGAGTTCCACCACATGCACCTCGCGAGAGGCCTCGGAAGCGGCGGCCTCCGCGGCATATGCCTCCCGGGGGCGGGACGCGGCGAAGACAACTTCGCGGCGCAGCGGGTCCACGGTGAGCGCATAGGGCTCCAGGACGTCCGCCCCCAGCGTCACCGCGCAGGCGCGCTCGCCGGACAGGCCCGCGGTGCGCATCGGCGATACCACGGGCCCCACGGAGAAGGCGGGCAGCCGCACCACCGACCAGGAGCGGAAGCCGCCCGCGGGCTCCGGCGCGCGCACCGTGCCCTCGGGCGCGGGAAGCGGCCCCTCGAAACAGCCCTTCGAGACGAGCGAGAGGGGCCGGGCCACGTCCAGCACCACCGGCACGGAGCGCGTGCCCAACCGCCCCGCCACGGTGAGCCGCAGCGCGGGCGAGGCCAGCAGCGGCAGGGTGTGCCCCGCGAAGCCCTGGGAAGGCGCGGGGCTGGAGGCCGTGGCGCCGCGATGGCACCCGGCCAGCATCACCACACCCGCGAGGAGGAACGCGCCGCGCACGTCCCGCAGGTTACTGCTTCTTGCCCTTGGTGAAGTCGTCCACGCGGGTGTCGTCCGGCACGTCCAGCTTGAAGCTGTCCGCGTCGATGCCCACGTTCGTCTTCAGGCCCAGGAAGGAGATGGTGTTCTCGCTGCCGTCCGGGTCCACCACGGTGCTCTTGAGCACCTGCGCCGTGGCCGGATCCACCTCCAGGCGCACCTGGCGGAAGCGGGGCTCGGTCTTCAGCGGGTCCAGCACCAGCAGCGTGCCCTTGCAGTCCTTGCACGCGCCCTTGGTGATGGCGAACTCGTCCGCCAGCTTCCCCTGGCCGAAAAGGAACGTCACCGACGCGGAGAGCTGGCTCGTGTCCACGCCGCCCACCGTGAGGCTCTGCGCGGCCGGGTCGTACGCATATATCTTGTTGCCGGCCAGCACGAAGGTGCGCGCGGTGGGCTTCTGGTACTCCCAGCGCATCAGGCCCGGCTTCTTGTAGGTGACGGTGCCCTCGGACGTCTGCGTGCGCCGGAAGGTCTTGTACTTGTAGTCCTGCCGGAAGCCGGAGCGGAAGTCGCCCGTCTTCTCGTAGAAGGCCTGCATCCGGTCCACCAGCGACTTCACCTCCGGCGTCATCGCCGGTGCCGGCTTCGCGGGCGCCGCCTGCGCGGGCTTGCCCTGCGGCGCGGCGGCGGGCTTGCCGGCCTCTGCGGGCTTGCCAGCCTCGGCGGGCTTCGCCGGAGCGGCGGCAGCCGGCGTCTCCGTGGCCTTCGTCCCCTGGGGCGCCTTGCCCGCCTCACCCGCGGGCTTCGGGGCGGCGGCGGGCGCGGTCGTGGCCTGGGCCACCACCACGGACTTCACCGCGCTGGCGGTGGAAGCGGCCGGCGTGGTGGAGGCCGGCGCGACGGCGGACAGGAGCGTGGCGAGCAGGGTTTCCAGGAACATGGCGTGCGTCTCCAGGCGGGCCGTGTAGGCCAGCGGCGTCCATCTACCCCATACCGACGGGGAAGAGGGGCACGGCATTCATGGCTGCGTCTTGAAGATGCGCTTCCTCTGTTTGATGGACAGCACGTAGAAGCGCTCGCGCAGGGCCTGGGCCTCCTCGGGGGGCAAATCCCCCGAACCCCCCAGGTGCTCGTCCCGCCAGGCGACCGCCCGGCTGATGCAGGCCGAGGCGGCGGCGGAGATGTTGAGGCTCTGACTGAAGCCCCGCATGGGCACCCAGAAGGTGCCGTCCACGGCGTTCAGCACCTCCTCGCTCACCCCGCGCCGCTCGTTGCCGAAGACGAGCGCCGTCTTCGCCTCGAAGCGCATGGAGTAGAGGCTGGTGGCCCCCTCGCGGATGGCGGAGGCGTAGAGGAGGAAGCCGCGCGACTTCAGGTGCTCGCGGCACTCGGCGAAGCTCTTGTAGAGCTTCACGTCCAGCCACTTGTCACACCCCTGGGCCACCTTCGAGTTGGGAACGAAGGGGGCCTCGGGGTTGATGACGACGTGCACCTCCTGGACGCCGAAGGACTCGCAGGTGCGCAGCACCGCGGCCATGTTGAAGCTGTCCTCCAGCCGGTCCAGGACGACGGTGAAGTTGCGCGTGCGCTGGCTGATGACCCGGTCGATCTTCTCCTTGCGCGCATCGAGCAGGAACTGCTCCGGCTCGTACTGCTCCTTCTCGAAGCGCTCGTAACCAGCACCGCCGCCGGACATCGCCTCAGGACCTCCTGCCGCCGGGCTTGCGCGCCGGTGCCTTCTTCGCGGTCCGGGTCGGCTTCGCGGCCGGCCGCTGCTTCGCCACCGCCGCGCGCTTCGCGGGAGCCTTGCGCGTGGCCACCTTCTTCGCCGCGGCCTTGCGCGCCGGAGCCGCCTTCTTCGCGGCCGGGGCCTTCTTCACGGCCGAGCGAGCGGTGCCCGCGGCCTTGCGCGCCGGTGCCTTCTTCGCGACGGCCTTGCGCGCCGCCACCTTCTTCACCGGAGCAGCGGCCTTGCGCGCCGGGGCCTTCTTCGCCGGAGCCGCGGCCTTGCGCGCCGGGGCCTTCTTCGCGGCCTCACGCGCCGGAGCGGCCTTCGCCACGGACGCGCCCTTGCGCGCCGGAGCCGCCCGGACGGGCTTCTCCACGTGCAGCTTCGTCGTGCGGCCGGTGAAGAGCACCTCCGCCACCGAGTCCAGCAGCGCCTGCATGCCCTCGCCGGTGACGCAGGACACGGGGTAGACGCGGATGCCGCGCTCGCGCAGGGCCTCGGTGAAGGCGCCCAGCTTCTCCTGCGCGTCGGGCAGGTCCAGCTTGTTGGCCGCCACCACCTGCGGCTTGGACGCCAGCTCCTCGCTGTACTTCGCCAGCTCCGTGTTGAGCACGTCGAAGTCGTGCAGCGGCTCGCGGCCCTCGCCCTGCGCACCCATGTCGATGAGGTGGATGAGCACCTTGCAGCGCTCCACGTGCCGCAGGAACTGGTGCCCCAGGCCCACGCCCTCGCTGGCGCCCTCGATGATGCCGGGGATGTCCGCCATCACGAAGGACAGGCCGTCCTTGTACTGGACCATGCCCAGGTTGGGGACCAGCGTGGTGAAGGGGTAGTCCGCGATCTTCGGACGCGCCCGGCTCACGCGGGAGATGAAGGTGCTCTTGCCCGCGTTGGGGAAGCCCAGGAGTCCCACGTCCGCCAGCAGCTTCAGCTCCAGCCGCAGCGTCTTCTCCTCGCCCTTCGTCCCGTCCTGCGCGAAGCGCGGCGTCTGCCGCGTGGACGTGGCGAAGTTCATGTTGCCCAGGCCGCCCCGGCCACCCTGCGCCGCCACCCAGCGCTGCCCGGGCTCGCCCAGGTCCACCAGCAGCTCCTCCGTCCCCGCGTCCTTCACCAGCGTGCCCACCGGCACCCGGAGAATCATGTCCTCGGCGCCACGACCGTTGCAGTCGTTGCCCATGCCGTGCTCGCCGGACTTCGCGAAGTGGTGCTGCTGGTAGCGGTAGTCGAGCAGCGTGGTGAGCTGCGGATCCGCCACGAAGATGACGGAGCCACCATTGCCACCGTCTCCCCCGTTGGGGCCGCCACGCTCGATGTACTTCTCCCGCCGGAAGGAGACGGAGCCGTTACCGCCATCGCCCCCCTTCACGAAGATGCGGACCTCATCGACGAACTTCATAAAGACTCCTGGAAAAACGCAGAGCGGGCCGCCCTCGCGTCCCGCCGCCGGAATGGGCGCGTGGACTGGAGAAGCGACCCGCTCGTGGGTGCCACACGGCTACCGGCCGGAAGGGCCGGCGAACCGTCAGGCGCTCGGCTGGGCAGCGGCCGGGTAGACCGAGACCTTCTTCTTGTCGCGGCCCAGGCGCTCGTACTTCACCACGCCGTCGACCACCGAGTAGAGGGTGAAGTCGCGGCCGAGCTTCACGTTGGAGCCGGCGTGGATGACCGTGCCCACCTGGCGAACCAGGATGCTGCCGGCCGACACCGTCTCACCGCCGTACACCTTCACACCACGATACTGCGGGTTGGAATCACGCCCGTTGCGCGAAGAACCCTGTCCCTTTTTATGGGCCATGACACCTGCTCCTGAAGTTTGAGGGGAATCCGTCCGGACTAGCCGGCGATGGAGGTGACCTTCACCTCGGTGTACGGCTGACGATGGCCACGGCGGCGCGTCCAGCCCTCCTTCTCCTTGCGGAAATGGAGGACGCGGCGGTGCTTGTCCTGAGCCAGGACCTTGCCCACCACGCGAGCGCCAGAGACGGTCGGCTTGCCCACCTTGGGGCTGTCCGTACCACCCAGCATGAGGATGTCCGTGAAGGTCACCTCGGCGCCGATGTCTCCCGCGATCTTCTCGATCCGGAGCACATCGCCCTCGGCGACGCGGTACTGCTTCCCGCCCGTGCGAATGACTGCGTACATCGTCTAACCCCTGTCAGCTTTCGGGTTGGGTCAACCCTTGGAATCGACCGCGCATTTCGGACGGGTACACCATCCAATCGCGCCAAAGGCGGCGGGATTTACGGGAGATGCCCTGGGGAGTCAAGGCAGATGAAGGATCATCCCGCACACCCTCCAGAGGTTTACTCGCCCCTCAAACCAATGTTAACTGGAAAGCGGGCCTACGGTGCCTAGCATGGGTGCCGTTCTACCAACCTCTATTCGAGGGGGAATCCACAATGAAGAAGCTCATGATCGGCCTCGTGGCCGTTTCGTCTCTCGTGTTCGGCACCGGCTGTGGCGGCAACTACTGCGATGACGCGGCGGACGCCTATTCGGGCCTGGCCGACAAGGCCGACGATTGTCCCGAGATCAAGTCCGTGCTGAGCGGGCTCGAGTTCTCCGACTCCGACATCGAGGAGTGCAAGAACGACCTCGAGAACTGCTCGGACGGCGACAAGGACAAGCTGAACGACTCCATCGACTGCATCAACGACATGCCGGACTGCGAGTCGGGCAAGGAGGATGCCTGGATCGCCGACCTGCAGGACTGCGCCGAGAAGACCGAGGGCGTGAGCTGCGAGTAGTCGTCGCCGCC contains these protein-coding regions:
- a CDS encoding ribonuclease J, producing MLHVIPLGGLGEIGLNSMVVACRGEMLLIDAGLMFPSAGMPGVDIIIPDFTHLKQNAAQLKGVLLTHGHEDHLGALPYLLNEVPVPVYGTRFTLAMARHRLNEMGLEADLREIEPREPFPVGTAFKVEASRVTHTVPDAVGFIIRTPEGTLIHTGDFKLDPDPIDGLRTDLERWGQAGEEGVLCLLSDSTNSELTEETGSERVVEQTFERLFTGATGRIVVALFSSNLHRVRHLLALAERLGRKVALQGRSMIRNVEMARELGYLDVPDSLFIHLDTVSQLAAHRVLVITTGAQGEPRAGLSQLASGDGPVRLDPGDLVVLSSRPIPGNERSVGALIDDLQWRGAKVAYAQLEPGVHVSGHASRPQQRRVLDLVRPRHFVPVHGEGRHLHRHLATAREAGMEPAQCLLAQDGDVVTFDQGRGRFSGSVPSGRVLKDRSSSGIITPDALQERVRLSETGMVAAVVVLQRDNQRLVAGPQLSGQGLNLDEQVILPRVAQEARTLFEALSPQLRGDDALVREELTRAVRRAFKLYTSRRPLVVPMVVRV
- the rimO gene encoding 30S ribosomal protein S12 methylthiotransferase RimO, with the translated sequence MTLGCPKNRVDSEVMLGTLQHHGYKLVQEASEAQVIVVNTCAFIGPAKQESVDSILEMAELKKSGVCKTLVVTGCLSQRYGQELSKEMPEVDHFLGTSAYAQIGDLLAAEASPRQVIPDPDYIHDANTPRVNSMPKYTAYLKVSEGCDNACAFCIIPTLRGGQRSRPIDDILIEAKRLAESGVQELNLVAQDLTAYGHDLPGKPKLHDLLKALVQVDVKWIRLHYAYPRVFPDELIDVMASEPKIARYLDMPVQHVSDKLLLSMKRGRNSEFLKGLLAKLRERVPGLVMRTSLIVGLPGETEEDFEMLKEFVKTQRFERLGVFQYSDEEGTAAFDLPDKVPQKTIERRWREVMAIQKRINREQNKKLVGKRLEVLVEGPAPETEHLLVGRHQGQAPDIDGLVYINDGLAYPGELVTVEVTEAHDYDLVARVVERPDPKQRTHTARDAHPAPVQMTPKPRPSTRAE
- a CDS encoding tetratricopeptide repeat protein produces the protein MACLDRRRSALDAVTGVLAQTDVESLDSALDTAQRLPPVSGCADVEALQRGLPESPEQRERVQALRAHVDRATALVDAGRYAQAREELKTALEQSRASGARPVLAEALELEGRLGLVTGDEARAQAALRESLLTAQALRHDQLAARAAARLVTTVSSEPTLEEWSVAQARSSIERAGGAPELEALLQTSLGRNAFLRGQYAQAAEAFGRSATLREKYFGAEHLLTVESLRNEAAALSRTPDTERAAGLLRRVLETTERVMGPDHPQTAMAANAVGYHLVSSRRFEEGMPFLRRAITLEEQALGPDSATLSYPLNNLADALEALGRYTESRPLRERALALDLKAYGPAHPETATDLTALGELALREGRPRDAVDFARRGVAAYEAFQKDHPDVAAPLTTLGQALLAEGQSREAHASLERALALRTSNPGPGEDLAKTRFALARALASRDAPRARALAAQALDFYASDAATFSAEAGNVREWLQRRRSGSPRTQAP
- a CDS encoding LolA family protein gives rise to the protein MFLETLLATLLSAVAPASTTPAASTASAVKSVVVAQATTAPAAAPKPAGEAGKAPQGTKATETPAAAAPAKPAEAGKPAEAGKPAAAPQGKPAQAAPAKPAPAMTPEVKSLVDRMQAFYEKTGDFRSGFRQDYKYKTFRRTQTSEGTVTYKKPGLMRWEYQKPTARTFVLAGNKIYAYDPAAQSLTVGGVDTSQLSASVTFLFGQGKLADEFAITKGACKDCKGTLLVLDPLKTEPRFRQVRLEVDPATAQVLKSTVVDPDGSENTISFLGLKTNVGIDADSFKLDVPDDTRVDDFTKGKKQ
- a CDS encoding YajQ family cyclic di-GMP-binding protein, which encodes MPSFDVVSKIDLAELDNAVNQTKKELSTRYDFQGAQADVVVAPDHTAITVKANSEERVQAAKEVLLVKLAKRNISLRALEYGDIEKTGLHNVKQVIKLQQGIPVEKSKELVKLLKDSKMKVQGSIQADQLRVTGKNRDDLQAAIALFRQEQDRLKLDMQFTNFRD